From the genome of Streptomyces sp. NBC_01775, one region includes:
- a CDS encoding rhodanese-like domain-containing protein, with translation MPATASAAITSAVLSVPAAAPAEAAAHYAARLAFEADVSDVHADLASGSPGVVVVDTRSNAAWDQGHIPGALHIPTAQIADLAPQLIDPAQTVVTYCWGPGCNGATRAALAFARLGYQVKEMLGGFEYWAREGFAYDSATGAEQRPVDDLAAPRSGISCAC, from the coding sequence ATGCCTGCCACCGCTTCCGCCGCGATCACCAGTGCCGTCCTGAGCGTGCCCGCCGCCGCCCCGGCCGAGGCCGCCGCCCACTACGCCGCCCGTCTCGCCTTCGAGGCGGATGTCTCCGACGTCCACGCCGATCTGGCATCCGGCTCACCCGGCGTCGTGGTGGTCGACACCCGCAGCAATGCCGCCTGGGACCAGGGTCACATCCCCGGCGCCCTCCACATCCCCACCGCACAGATTGCCGACCTGGCACCGCAGCTGATCGACCCGGCCCAGACCGTGGTCACCTACTGCTGGGGCCCCGGCTGCAACGGCGCGACCCGCGCGGCGCTGGCCTTCGCCCGCCTCGGCTACCAGGTCAAGGAAATGCTCGGCGGCTTCGAGTACTGGGCACGCGAGGGCTTCGCCTACGACTCCGCCACCGGTGCCGAGCAGCGCCCTGTCGACGACCTGGCCGCCCCGCGCTCGGGCATCTCCTGCGCATGCTGA
- a CDS encoding GNAT family N-acetyltransferase: protein MLKDTARPGGVIRPATAADLPATAHLCAAHAAFERAEPVPADLATRLEPVLFSAHPRAWCLVVDHGGELIGYATYSREFSTWQATDYVHLDCLFVTEPHRGEGWGHALLNAVKDAAAACGAAQIQWQTPDWNTDAIRFYHRAGAQARPKVRFSLPARPTENPTRAPVGGHAAWL from the coding sequence ATGCTGAAGGACACCGCACGGCCGGGCGGCGTGATCCGTCCGGCCACCGCGGCCGACCTGCCGGCGACAGCCCACCTGTGCGCCGCCCACGCTGCCTTCGAGCGCGCCGAACCCGTGCCCGCTGATCTCGCCACCCGCCTGGAGCCCGTGCTGTTCTCGGCACATCCGAGAGCATGGTGCCTCGTAGTCGACCACGGAGGCGAACTGATCGGATACGCCACCTACTCCCGGGAGTTCTCCACCTGGCAGGCAACCGACTACGTCCACCTGGACTGCCTGTTCGTCACCGAACCCCACCGAGGAGAGGGCTGGGGCCACGCCCTGCTCAACGCCGTGAAGGACGCGGCAGCAGCCTGCGGCGCCGCACAAATACAGTGGCAGACGCCCGACTGGAACACCGACGCCATCCGCTTCTACCACCGCGCGGGGGCCCAAGCCCGGCCCAAGGTCAGATTCTCACTCCCCGCTCGCCCAACAGAAAACCCGACCCGAGCGCCTGTGGGGGGTCACGCCGCCTGGCTGTAG
- a CDS encoding class I SAM-dependent methyltransferase, which produces MTDEQERVQPSGVWATAVGVARVRALETERENALFRDPMAQAFATAGGLWPSSPPLPDDDAARRRQLAVSFSIVIRTKFLDDLLQQASASGVRQVVLLGAGMDSRAFRMDWPEGTRLFEVDTAAPLDFKASVLRQERAVARCERITVAVDLREDWPGALAAAGHDPAVPTAWIAEGLLIYLPEDAVELLLARISAQSAAGSRMGLTLGSRGVIERFGADAEPGSAASMWVSEMPDDPVGWLAGHGWRADSHTLRERAAAYGRPISTPPQREERPGGLISAVRR; this is translated from the coding sequence GTGACTGATGAACAGGAGCGGGTTCAGCCGTCGGGAGTGTGGGCCACGGCGGTGGGGGTGGCCAGGGTGCGGGCGCTGGAGACCGAGCGGGAGAACGCGCTGTTCCGCGACCCAATGGCACAGGCCTTCGCCACCGCCGGCGGCCTGTGGCCCTCCTCGCCGCCGCTGCCCGATGACGACGCCGCGCGCCGCCGCCAGCTGGCCGTGTCGTTCTCCATCGTCATCAGGACGAAGTTCCTCGACGACCTGTTGCAGCAGGCCTCCGCGTCCGGGGTCCGGCAGGTCGTGCTGCTCGGCGCCGGCATGGACAGCCGGGCCTTCCGGATGGACTGGCCCGAGGGCACCCGGCTGTTCGAGGTCGACACCGCCGCGCCACTGGACTTCAAGGCTTCGGTGCTGCGCCAGGAGCGGGCCGTCGCACGCTGCGAGCGGATCACCGTCGCGGTGGATCTGCGTGAGGACTGGCCAGGCGCGCTGGCCGCCGCAGGGCACGACCCGGCGGTGCCGACCGCGTGGATCGCCGAAGGACTGCTGATCTATCTGCCCGAGGACGCGGTGGAGCTACTGCTGGCCCGGATCAGCGCGCAGTCGGCGGCAGGCAGTCGGATGGGGCTGACATTGGGCTCGCGCGGCGTGATCGAGCGCTTCGGCGCGGACGCCGAGCCGGGATCGGCAGCGTCCATGTGGGTCTCGGAGATGCCCGACGACCCGGTGGGCTGGCTGGCCGGGCACGGATGGAGGGCCGACAGCCACACCCTGCGCGAGCGCGCTGCCGCCTACGGCCGCCCGATCAGCACCCCTCCGCAGCGCGAGGAGCGGCCCGGCGGACTGATCTCGGCGGTCCGCCGGTAG